The Lipingzhangella halophila genome segment GTTTTCCGGAAGAGCAGCTACAGCGGACAGGAGCCGAACTGCGTCGAAGTGGCCCACCTCCCCCCACAGTTCCGGAAAAGCAGCTACAGCGGCGCCAGCCAGAACTGCCTGGAGGTGGCCCCCGTCCCCTCATCGTTCACCAAGAGCAGCTACAGCGCTCAAGGGCAGGACTGCGTAGAGGTCGCCCCCCTCTCCCCCGGGGCCGCCCTTCGCGACTCGAAGCGCCCGAACGCCGGGCACCTCGCCTTCCCCGCCGCCGAGTGGGACGCCTTCCTCACCGCCGCCCGCGCCGGGGAGCTGT includes the following:
- a CDS encoding DUF397 domain-containing protein, whose amino-acid sequence is MTDELVFRKSSYSGQEPNCVEVAHLPPQFRKSSYSGASQNCLEVAPVPSSFTKSSYSAQGQDCVEVAPLSPGAALRDSKRPNAGHLAFPAAEWDAFLTAARAGEL